The Setaria viridis chromosome 2, Setaria_viridis_v4.0, whole genome shotgun sequence DNA window tcccttttgatGAGTCGGAGCCTTGTAGTTTTTAAGGAAATATTCGTCATCATGTAAACTTTGTTGTAGCTTTGTCTATATTGGCATATTGCTGCCGAGGTGCATGCACGGCACTGGGCGGACAACATTTTCCGTCCGAGATAAGGATGCAGCTGATGCTCGGGAATATTAGGGAAAGCTTATATTGTGATAGCGAAAACctaataaatctaaaaaaaatacaagcacATGTGATATTTAGACTTAACCTAGGTGAATAGGTTTCGCTATAAGAAACTTAAGTAATTGAGCTACATTTAGTTCACAACCCATTCTGGATCTTTTAATTTGGTTTACAGCTACACAGACAATAAAAAACTTGCAACTACAAGTGGGAAGTGAGCTCCCAATTTAGTGATCAGTAACTGTGGGGTTTTGGATTAAACCACTTGGGGATGCAAATATTCCACCTGTTTATCTACTAATTAACATCCTTTTGGTCAGTAAAAGACAGGTAAAAAATCCATGTATTTTTTTAGAGTATGTTCCTGAAGCAGTTCACATTTACTGGAGGCTTGATGTTCCTTTATTTCCAATTTGTATGATAAACATGCAAAGTATAGCTTAGCTGATTAGGTTTCTTGTGGTGAAACCTGTCCACCTAGAAAGTTCTCAATTTAGCACGAGTGCTCGCACATTTATGAATTTATTTTAGGAATTAATAGTTCTATGCTTTCATAGTAGGCTCAATCTTTCCGATGTACTCATTAAAgtgatttgcaaaaaaaaatatgataaacatatatactactccctccttcCCCAAATACTTTCATATACTACAGATTATGAAAGCAATGTTCATAGACTTTGACTATCATCACAAAGTCACGAGATTAATTGGCCGTTTACCCAGGCTATTAATGTATATTGTCACCGGAAGTTTAAATCCTTGCTCACAACATACATGGCTCATATTGGCCGATTTCGGTCAATCTTGGACTTACTTTACTTGCGAGCCCTTTCTCGTATGTACTCATCGCTAAAACAAGAAGATTACTTGCAACTGCATACATCACAAGAAGCAAGTTTTCTTGCCCTCCAGCTGcatttcaaaaaatatatttttttaaaaaaaaagaaaattgcatcGGGACTTATTTTAATCGGGGAAGAGGTGGGAAGATTATTGAACAGAAAATGTGAGAAGATTGCATTGCCCTCCGGATCTCCAGTGCCATGTGAAGCAAGCTGAGAAAAAAGGCATGAAGCATCAGTGTGAAGTGTGAAGGATGGGGAATATGGAGGATGGGCCGTTGCTCGCTGCCCAAGTCCAACTGAAGGCCAAAGCACTACGAGGAAGGAAGATAAAGCATGAGGAGGCAAAAGGATTCACCTGAAACCACACAAGAGAAAGCAAAAGAAGATGCAAAGGAAGGCACACAAAAGCACTGCTCCTCAGCCACACCAAGCAAAGGATAAGAGAAAGCAGGATGGTGCCTGCAGAATCTCTGATGGCACGCAGCATTGTCCTGCTCCTGCCATGGCTGACGAATCCCAGGCTATGTTAACGATGGACCAGTTCCACCAAGAGTCGTGCGCTAAGTCCACCATGCATTCTCTTCTCCAGCTGGCTTTTGTTACTGTCTTTGAACAGATGGAATGGACGGAACGATGAACGAAGATGCATGGTGGACATGGTAGGGTACCCCGAATATATATCTGGACTGTGGTTGGCTCTTTGGATGCTACACCTTTTGTGTATGGGGGAAGGTGGTGCACAGATAATAGTCAGAGGTAtaattccttttgtttttgtttttcttcctccaaaTCCCCAATCCATcgagcaagaaaagaaaagaaaaaacaaattaattttttttttgaaaacagacACCAGCATTGAGCTTAATTTACGCTGCTtgctttggcatttgcattgcctgttgtttttctttctgcaaGAAACATTCCCTTCTGCAGTGCAGGCTAAAGTCGTGCAGTATGTGCTGACTGTTTTTTGAATAAAGGATAGCTATTAACATTCTTCCTCTCTTTGAGCTGCCAAATGGAAAATGCCATCCAGGCACTTGATGTGTGATAATGGTGCAACTCCTGGGCAAGTAATTCCATATATAATCATTGCGAAGCATCCGAGGTGTTATTTGTTGGGATATGCTAGACGAGGTGCCGATTATTGCTAACTTCAAAACattgctatttttttaaaaaaaatcagtagaAGCACTGCTATATCATATATTCAAGAAGCATGCATAAAGTttacatagtttttttttctgaggtaAAAAGTTTACATGGGTTTGATTACATAGAACTCATGCAACATGGAAAACTAGATAGACACTTGAATACATGGAAAGACTAAAGCCCATCTCGCCTACCACAAGCTAGCTTGCTTCCGGAGTTCCATTTCCTTGATCAATGTTACCATCCGCAGTGGATGCTCAGCTTTCCCCTCGAAGAACCTCATGTTTTCGCTCCTTCCATATATTCCAAGCTGTGTATATCGTGCTGATGATTGCCTCAAAATATTGCTAGGCATGGTGTTCTCTAGGTTCTCAAAATGTACCTAACATGATCCCCGGCGTCGTATGTACTTTGATTGCTGATATCTCATATGTCACAATATTCATGACTGAAATCGTACTGAAGTGAGATTTTCCAAATATGGATATAATATGATATCAAGTTTCTTATTAAGGAATTCTAATAAACAAATAGATATATAGTATAACCTACGAATTAAAGACTAAGTTTCGGTTTGTTGCCTTATAGAAATTAaaagagaggaggagcaggTAAATCAGATGAATAGGGCCTTGTCAAGGGTGAGTGTTGCCATTGCCCATTGCCATGCTAAAAAACAAAACGGCAAGCCGTTCCGCCGTCTCCATCGCGCCCGttgggcaggaggaggagggttaACGGCGCGCCGAGCGATGTCAACATGGCATGGGGCCCGGCCCACCGGCGCGCGGCAGGCCGAGCTGGCCGAGGCAGGTTGGCCGCCATGCGGGCCCGGGAGGCCACGTGGGGTGATCTGCTCGCGGATCTCTGGGAAGCGCGCGGATTTTGATTTCGTCGGATCTCGGGTGGGCCACCAGCACCTCCGTTTGCTCCACGTCATCGCCCCCCTCCCAATATCTATCTCTTCGGCTCCCCGCCCGCCTCCCAACAcgactcctcctccgccgccgccgccgtcgcctccgcctccgaccgCCATGCCACTGCCTTCCCCTCCGCCCTCCGTCTCCTGACGACTCGGCCGCCGGCCATAAGGTACCTCCCCTGCCGGTCGCACATATATCCGATCCAATCTACCTATCCACCCATCCATCCGTAGATAGATTTTATTAATTATTAATCGACGCGATTTCCCATTGGGTTTCAAAATCCTACTGTCTTGGCTACGGCGTGCTATTGGGATCAGGCGGTCGCACTGGGTGGGAGTAGCTGCTAGATAGCTCAGTTTCGTGTTTAGTTTCAAGTCAGTTTCGGCCGGCTCATCCATCTCTAACCATCTCTAGtgttagggcaagtacattggtgtcgtctaataggcggtctcatgcattgacacgtaattttgagacgatttaacaggcaacctgtacaatgggttgtcctataagttgtcttaTGACTCCTAAATTTATGGGTGAGCTCAATTAATGTTGTGATCTACTACACTTTTTCACCTTGTAACTCATTTGTGTCACCATATTGTGTTCTGACGCTATTTTATTTTGGAATAAAATATGTTAACCATATATGAGCTACAACGGCCAATCATATGCAAAGCAGTCACGAGAGTGGAGTTATATTGAAACAGAATATTTATTGCATAATACTTTCTACATATTACCAAAACAAATTACATGACAATCTCACTTAAGTAAGTTTTAACTATTCTGTCTTTTGCGAGAGCAATGCCAGATATGTTCAACTAAGTCATTCCTAAGTTTGGTATGTGTCTCTCGATCACGGATTGCAGCATTTCGTCGAAGTACTTCAGCAAAGCTCATACTGTTTCCTATACTAACTCCTGGTGGTAGAGCATATGATAACCCTGGAGTTGAGTTTAAATCAAAAGAAGTTGCGCCCGGTTGTCTTTGATCTTCAATAATCATATTGTGAAGAATAATGCAAGCCTGCATGATTTTTCCAACATCTACTTGTTTCCACTTGCGTGCTGGACGATCAACAATGTTAAATCGAGACTGCAATACCCCGAATGCACGCTCGATGTCTTTCCTTGCACTTTCTTGTGCTTGTGCGTACAGTTTGTCCTTCTCACTTTGAGGGGCTGCTATCGACTTCACAAAGGCAGCCCACTGCggataaattccatcggcaagataGTAACCTGCATTATATTGCGTCCCGTTGACAGAATAGTACACTTTAGGCGCTTCACCCTTCAACGCTTGTATGAACAAGGGCGAATGGTTTAATACATTGATATCATTGTTAGCACCAGCAACACCAAAATAACTGTGCCATATCCGAAGATCATGTGTAGCAACAGCCTCAAGAATCATTGTAGGAGCATGCTCTTTACCACTGGTGTATTGTCCCCTCCATGCAACTGGACAATTTTTCCACACccaatgcatacaatcaatGCTTCCTAGCATTCCAGGGAATCCACGAGACTCATTGAATTGTAGTATGCGCTCTGTTTCCTCAACTGTAGGGGGTCGCAAAAATTCTGGACCAAATGTTTCAATCACTCCTTGCGCAAATATTCCTAAGCACTCCAATGTCGTACTTTTGCCTATTTTTAGGTTCTCATCAAGCGAGTCTGCGGGGGTGCCATATGCTAACATACGCATTGCGGCCGTACACTTGATCAATGGTGAAAGTCCTTTTCGGTTAGTGGCATCTGTCCGTTGAGTGAAATATTGAGACCACTTACCTAGGGCATCGACGATTCGTAGAAAGAGCGACCTTCTCATCCGAAACCTTGTGCGGAACATGAAGTCGGTGTAGATGGGATCCTCTGAGAAATATTGGGATACAAGCTCCTCATGGGCATGTTCGCGATCCCTCAATATGTATATCCTAGTGTTGCTTCTTCGACGGCGAGACGATTCAATGGTTTCTTCTTCATGTCGTGACTTCAATTTTGACTCAATAGCTTCAGCGATAGAGTCAAAAGCTTCTTGCTCGGCCATGAAATCTTTGTAGTCGTCGTCTAAGTCCAATGACTCAAGCGACTCATCAGAATCATCGGAGCTAGATGAACCTGATTGATGCGACATACTGGATTATGACTAGGCTTACGGTTGCGCTTTGTGCTTTTGTTCGTAGCACCGGATTACATGAATAATACGTCGCAGCAGCCGTAAATTATAGGATAGTAGCTAGCAGAGCTTAATCGACTCGGATACTAAAGTTGTATTGCAAAGTGAAAATCCAACGCGTATGCTAGAGTCCAAAGCCGGCAAACATTCCTGACTCAACTTGGACCTGGCGTATGTAGAGTCCAAAGCCGGCAAACAATCCTGACTCAACTTGGACCTGGCGTATGTAGAGCCCAAAGCCGGCAAACAATCCTGACTCAACTTGGACCTGGCGTATGTAGAGTCCAAAGCCGGCAAACAATCCTGACTCAACTTGGACCTGACGTAAGTGCACAAGGTACGATAGTCCGACTTGGACTTGACTAACAAATAATGCAGCAACATTGCTCCTAGGCCAATCAAATTAGTACTGAACTTGTACTGAACCGAAACAATTGAATTGTCGATAGCAAATAGTGATGAAACAAAACATATGTAAGCTCATAGCTGCAACAGTAACCTAACCTGATACGAGGCTGCCTAAATGTGCAGCTTTATTTTTAACTCGTAccaaaaaaaagtaaaacaaGCTCTCCAAGGCACTAGCAATGCTGGACCATCCTCTCAAACAACCTGAAAAAAAGAAGGCCTGCTTACATAAGACTTCAAGCAAATTGGTTTCTTAGTCATAAATTTCAGTTCGAAAAAGAAAACATACCTCCTATCACGAAGCAAAATTAGCAAAAATCCTCTCCCTCATACTCTTCACAGCAATCATATGCTCAGCTTTCAATTCCTCAGGCATATGGCTTGTGTCAAAAGTAAGAAGTGATTTATATGTTTCCAGCAATTTGGATTCCTTATCATgcatttttccttccttttcaaGTAATTTTGCCTCCTTCTTCTCCTGAGCTGCAAGGTGGTTCAGTCTTGCTGATTCCTTCTTGTCCGCGACAATTTGTTGGTGTCTCTCCAGCACCTCAATGCGATCTTCCTTAGATTTGGCTTGACCTTCTCTCAActtgtcaatctcatccaaagTTGATGATGAACCCTTCCCCTTTCCTTTCCCTTTGCTTCCATCTTTAGCTTTCTTACACCCTACTGGACGCGGCAGATCATTGAGAACATCAGGAGATGATGTCAGGTCCACAGCCTCTGACTCAGAATTCTTTCTTTTGTTAGAACCATTAAGGTCCTCATTGTAGGCATGCCACTTTGGTTGATCTCGAAGAACCTTCCAACAAGCTATGAGTTTGAACTGACCTTCTTCGAAATCATCTTCATAAAAAGCCATGGCTTTGTCCATTACCTGCTCATCAGACTCTCCACTAGCACGAAGACGTTGTGCTTTTATCCAACAACCTTGAAAGGCATTCACAGTTCTGTTCACACGATGCCATTGTTCTTTCAATTGCTTAACTTCTCTAATACGATCACTTGGGGTCGTGCTATTAAACATGCCAGTTACTGCTCCCCAGTATTGATCATTTCTCTTCCAGTTCCCTTTAATTGGATCATTTGAGTTTTTCAACCAAGCACTGACCTGCATTGTATATATAGAAACTTAGATAATGTGTAAAAATATCGGATAATAATTTAGAGAGTTAACTATAGAACTAAATGGAAGCACAAAGATAATTTACCAATCTCATGGTCTCATCAGATGTCCATATCATCCTCCTCCCAGTCCTACTTCCACCAGCATCTTTTTTCGATAATGTGCTTGGATTGACTCCATTATCATCAATGTTTTCAACATCGATAACAGGAGCAGCTTGTGAGCCAAGTGATGAATGTGCAGTGACTTGTTTAGGGGCTGATTGCGATGTCCTAGCTTCGTCCATCCATGGTTGTGGTGCCTGGAATGGAGCATACGGAGTAGGGCCACTAGCATAAAGAAAATTAGGTGGCATGGGTGTTTCATGTCGAACTTCTTCAGGAAGAGAGTAGTCTGATGGTTGAAAGTAACTTCGGAAACCACCAGGTGGGTGAGAACCTAGTTCACTGGAGAAGACAATGAATAGGTGACTCACttagcaaataaaaaaaaattcaaacaactACTATTTCAGGATGATGACGCAAATCACAAAGTGATTAGTAATCAAGTTATATTTGCAATCTATGCTGGTGCACAAAACAACACTAAGTTCAGACAAGCTGTGTACTCTGATGGTTAAAAGTAACTTCGGAAACCACCAGGTGGGTGAGAACCTAGTTCACTGGAGAAAACAATGAATAGGTGCCTCACttagcaaataaaaaaaaattcaaacaactACTATTTCAGGATGATGACGCAAATCACAAAGTGATTAGTAATCAAGTTATATTTGCAATCTATGCTGGTGCACAAAACAACACTAAGTTCAGACAAGTTGTTACTCGGTAGGATGACAATTCTCAAGGGGGAAAATTATATGGGGGCTAATCACATATTAACTGTAATTTGGGAGTCAAATATTTTGGGCCCCCTGTACTCTACTGCCATCGCCATTCATGCCCCAATGGTCAGATACAGGCGTGTATCCTGTTCATGCAAATACTTGATACGAGGGCAACCACAAACAATAGTTTCAGATCTAATTAGTGATTATTACTGTAATCTGCTGACTACAAATCTAATACATACCTGTCCTCTTGGATTGCAGCGTCAGTGGCATTCAGATCTGAGTTGACCATTGGGGAAGAACAATTGGGTACAAAGGCAGGAGGCATGGACAACCATGTAGGGTTAGTGGCGATTGAACCTGGAGTTGCCTTCGATGCTTGTGCCGGTGATGGAGATGCCCCCTGGGGTGCTGCAGCCCTCTTTGCTTGAAGATTCAAGCTCGCGGGCAGGGACGACGAGGGGAGCGCTAGGTTCGACCGTCGGGGACGCGCACCATTTGGAGCAGCAGGCATCGTCGGAGCCATACCTCACTGGTCACCTGGGGCGTCAGAGATCCGGAGAGGGATGACCGTCGGCGGCACTGTGGCCTGGGGCGCCAGAGATCCGGAGAGGGAtgaccggcggtggcggaggaccgtcggcggcggaggaccTGGGTTGAGAGCAAAGGAAGAGATTCAGATGGAGAGGCGGCAGATGGATAATAAAGAACAGAAAAATGGCGCGCAGCTTCACGCGACGAAGGTTCCGCGCGCGCGCAGCTTCGCGCGAAGAAAGATTTCGCGCCCGGAGGGAAGGATAGCGCGGGGAAGAGGAAACCGCGCAGGAGATCCGAGGATGAGGAAAAATCGGCTTCCCAGGCAACGATGCGGCGTACAACAGTGGCCAGGTCGTCCCATCGACCGATAACTTCGTCAATGAGCCGGTTGTTTCCGGAGACAAcgacttttctctctcttctttgtctctctcctccacatcatcaaaaatcctacgtggcttTGCATAAGACAACCTACGAGACTGCctacgtgtagcaatgtacttgcccttattTGGGTTCCTGTGTTTGCTTGCAGCTTGCTGAGTTGTCTTCAGCTTGCCATTTCCCATTTGCTGACTCGCCTACAATACAAAGGTATGCTAGCTCAGCTCAGCTCTGCTCCGCCTGCTGTCTGTCTTTCTTTTCCCCTTTCAGAGGACACGATTTAATGAAAAATGCCTCTTATGCTGTCTTGGGCACCATTGGAGCGAGCACAAATCTGTTTCTCCCGCATCCTGACAGCGCACTCTGAACGAGCATGCAATTTTCCTTTTGAGACAAGATCATGCATTGTTGTGTCACTCGCAGCAAATCAAACTAGCACATGGCGTAGCAAGAGCTTGCTCTTCACTCCACGGAAATATATACCCTCCAGATCGTCTGCATCCACTCCTCACTCATCATTCTCTGAACCTACCTTCTGTCTCCTCAACATATATAATAACCAACCACCTTCTTGTTTGCGTGCAGAGGTTTCTGAGTTGTTGGATGCAACCGAGGCGCTCTTCGATGCAAGCGTAATTTGTGCTCGACCACCTATTCATTAACTCAAGACCTGCCTCGGATCAATCCCACCACTTTCGTCTACCTCTTCAAGTCAGGCTGA harbors:
- the LOC140221756 gene encoding uncharacterized protein gives rise to the protein MSHQSGSSSSDDSDESLESLDLDDDYKDFMAEQEAFDSIAEAIESKLKSRHEEETIESSRRRRSNTRIYILRDREHAHEELVSQYFSEDPIYTDFMFRTRFRMRRSLFLRIVDALGKWSQYFTQRTDATNRKGLSPLIKCTAAMRMLAYGTPADSLDENLKIGKSTTLECLGIFAQGVIETFGPEFLRPPTVEETERILQFNESRGFPGMLGSIDCMHWVWKNCPVAWRGQYTSGKEHAPTMILEAVATHDLRIWHSYFGVAGANNDINVLNHSPLFIQALKGEAPKVYYSVNGTQYNAGYYLADGIYPQWAAFVKSIAAPQSEKDKLYAQAQESARKDIERAFGVLQSRFNIVDRPARKWKQVDVGKIMQACIILHNMIIEDQRQPGATSFDLNSTPGLSYALPPGVSIGNSMSFAEVLRRNAAIRDRETHTKLRNDLVEHIWHCSRKRQNS